From Gimesia panareensis, the proteins below share one genomic window:
- a CDS encoding 3-oxoacyl-ACP synthase III family protein, whose amino-acid sequence MSLKVQTKNQVNSADLESVLDASGLLGQQLNLAPENKKIESKRGRQVISQRTNSLLGVQIVSSGSYVPDNVVTNQDLQKRYGFDPEWIEQRTGILERRHAPEGIATSDLCYEAAQKAIRAARVNPEDIDLLIVGTFTPDFQCPSVACLVQDRLGLDAPAIDLQAACAGFMYALVTAAQYVATGNSKLALVIGGDCNSRIVNPEDRRVAPLFGDGAGAVLLAKGDPHQGLTCYQTGSDGSGCSLLDRPAGGTRNPATAEDIKEGRHFLNMDGRSVFKWAVRTVADSIDLMLTKTGMSVHDVDLFLMHQANIRIIDSACDQLGIPREKVYNNLDRYGNTSGGSIPIVLDEAFNAGRINRGDTILLSGFGAGLAWGTGLFRW is encoded by the coding sequence ATGTCTTTAAAAGTTCAAACGAAAAATCAGGTGAACTCAGCCGATCTGGAGTCTGTACTGGACGCGTCCGGTCTGTTGGGCCAGCAGTTGAATCTGGCACCTGAAAATAAAAAAATAGAGAGCAAGCGTGGTCGCCAGGTGATTAGTCAACGAACTAATTCATTGTTGGGAGTCCAGATTGTTTCCAGTGGTTCGTACGTGCCAGACAATGTGGTCACGAATCAGGACCTGCAGAAACGATATGGTTTTGACCCGGAATGGATTGAACAGCGAACGGGAATTTTGGAGCGTCGGCATGCTCCTGAGGGGATCGCCACCAGCGATCTCTGCTACGAAGCAGCGCAGAAAGCAATTCGTGCGGCCCGCGTGAACCCGGAAGACATCGATCTGCTGATCGTCGGAACGTTTACCCCCGATTTCCAATGTCCCTCCGTTGCCTGCCTGGTTCAGGATCGTCTGGGCCTGGATGCACCCGCAATTGATCTGCAGGCTGCCTGTGCCGGTTTCATGTATGCTCTGGTAACAGCAGCCCAGTATGTCGCCACCGGTAACAGCAAACTGGCTCTGGTGATTGGCGGCGATTGCAACAGTCGGATTGTCAATCCGGAAGACCGCCGTGTAGCCCCGCTGTTTGGCGATGGCGCCGGGGCAGTGCTGCTGGCAAAAGGAGATCCCCATCAGGGTTTGACCTGTTATCAGACTGGATCTGATGGCAGCGGCTGCTCACTACTGGATCGACCGGCAGGTGGTACCCGCAATCCGGCAACCGCGGAAGACATCAAAGAGGGGCGGCATTTCCTGAACATGGATGGTCGCAGTGTCTTCAAGTGGGCTGTTCGTACCGTGGCTGATTCGATTGATCTGATGCTGACCAAGACCGGCATGAGCGTGCACGATGTCGATCTGTTTCTGATGCATCAGGCCAACATTCGTATCATTGACTCTGCCTGCGATCAACTGGGGATTCCCCGCGAAAAGGTATACAATAACCTGGATCGCTACGGTAATACCTCTGGCGGTTCGATTCCCATTGTGCTGGA